One segment of Variovorax sp. V93 DNA contains the following:
- a CDS encoding SDR family NAD(P)-dependent oxidoreductase: MAVFDFPAGHRVLVVGGAGDIGAAISRAFLEMGCSVTATGVDEAALAASSLAPQPRLALRTLDVTDDAQVAAIAGGLDGLGTLVNCAGILARFKEFEIQTFQRVLDVNLTGTFRLCNACLPLLEESKGSIVNVASMNAFVALPFIPAYCASKGGVVMLTKSLALAWADKRVRVNAIAPGYVETAINAAGRQDTAHYERIRARIPLGQWAQPDDIAGSAVYLASPAAHYVTGTVLAVDGGFLAG; the protein is encoded by the coding sequence ATGGCCGTGTTCGACTTCCCCGCAGGCCACCGCGTGCTGGTGGTCGGTGGCGCCGGCGACATCGGCGCCGCCATCTCGCGCGCCTTCCTCGAGATGGGCTGCAGCGTCACGGCCACGGGCGTCGACGAGGCGGCGCTCGCGGCCAGTTCGCTGGCGCCGCAGCCGCGCCTGGCGCTGCGCACGCTCGACGTGACCGACGACGCCCAGGTCGCGGCCATTGCGGGCGGTCTCGACGGCCTCGGCACGCTGGTCAACTGCGCGGGCATCCTGGCGCGCTTCAAGGAGTTCGAGATCCAGACCTTCCAGCGCGTGCTGGACGTCAACCTCACCGGCACCTTCCGCCTGTGCAATGCCTGCCTGCCGCTGCTGGAAGAAAGCAAGGGCAGCATCGTCAACGTGGCATCGATGAATGCCTTCGTCGCGCTGCCGTTCATCCCGGCCTATTGCGCGAGCAAGGGCGGCGTCGTGATGCTGACCAAGTCGCTCGCGCTCGCCTGGGCCGACAAGCGCGTGCGCGTGAACGCCATCGCGCCGGGCTATGTCGAGACCGCCATCAACGCGGCCGGCCGCCAGGACACGGCGCACTACGAGCGCATCCGCGCGCGCATTCCGCTGGGCCAGTGGGCGCAGCCGGACGACATCGCGGGCAGCGCCGTCTACCTGGCCTCGCCGGCGGCGCACTACGTGACCGGGACCGTGCTCGCGGTCGACGGCGGCTTTCTCGCGGGGTGA
- a CDS encoding sensor domain-containing diguanylate cyclase yields the protein MAFVAVVCLSLLAIDFWNSWESRADQLQQMNVAASNLARAMAQQADDAIKKADTVLVGMVERVEQDGTDPASVARLRRVLSMRVAELPQLDGLHIYDKDGNWVANSRSTPPENLNNAGREYFVYHRTHVDRGPHIGIPVHSRTSGRLLVPVSRRINHADGSFAGVALATIHVEFFSRFYDSLDIGQAGAVALVLENGTMMTRRPYSPDMVGRNMQETELFRAYTAQGPVGMAFIKSAQDGVTRLNSFRRLANYPLFVSAALSKDEILANWWREMLWHSGGVLLLTLIVGFIGWRLVRQFQLQTRTEAELRQARDALETLNKTLNTLAMEDGLTGLANRRQFDVALDSEYSRAARTASTLALIMMDVDCFKQYNDIYGHAAGDECLQTIGRTIARVASRRPGDLAARYGGEELAVLLPNTDVAGAVMLAERIRSAVRDLKIEHAGSADGFVTLSAGVDALSPAAGKAGQPKELIRAADKALYAAKTGGRNRVCAPTVQPVPA from the coding sequence TGAACGTGGCCGCGTCGAACCTCGCGCGCGCCATGGCGCAGCAGGCCGACGACGCCATCAAGAAGGCCGATACGGTGCTGGTCGGCATGGTCGAACGCGTCGAGCAGGACGGCACCGATCCGGCCAGCGTGGCCCGGCTTCGCCGTGTGCTGTCCATGCGGGTCGCTGAACTGCCGCAGCTCGACGGCCTGCACATCTACGACAAGGACGGCAACTGGGTTGCGAACTCCCGTTCCACGCCGCCGGAAAACCTCAACAACGCAGGCCGGGAGTATTTCGTCTATCACCGAACGCACGTGGACCGCGGACCGCACATCGGCATTCCGGTGCACAGCCGCACCAGCGGCCGGCTGCTGGTTCCGGTTTCGCGGCGCATCAACCATGCGGATGGCAGCTTTGCCGGCGTGGCGCTCGCAACGATCCACGTCGAGTTCTTCTCCAGGTTCTACGACAGCCTGGACATCGGCCAGGCCGGCGCCGTCGCGCTGGTGCTCGAAAACGGAACCATGATGACGCGCCGGCCCTACAGCCCCGACATGGTGGGCCGGAACATGCAGGAAACCGAGCTCTTCCGCGCCTACACCGCGCAAGGGCCGGTCGGAATGGCTTTCATCAAGTCGGCGCAGGACGGCGTGACGCGGTTGAACAGCTTCCGGCGCCTGGCCAACTATCCGCTGTTCGTTTCCGCGGCGCTGTCCAAGGACGAGATCCTGGCCAACTGGTGGCGCGAAATGCTTTGGCATTCGGGCGGCGTTCTTCTGCTGACCTTGATCGTCGGCTTCATCGGGTGGCGGCTGGTGCGGCAGTTCCAGCTCCAGACCCGCACCGAGGCCGAGCTGCGGCAGGCGCGCGATGCGCTGGAAACGCTCAACAAGACCCTCAACACCCTGGCCATGGAAGACGGCCTGACCGGGCTCGCGAACCGCAGGCAGTTCGACGTGGCGCTGGACAGCGAATACAGCCGCGCGGCGCGCACGGCGAGCACGCTGGCCCTGATCATGATGGATGTGGATTGCTTCAAGCAGTACAACGACATCTACGGCCACGCGGCAGGCGACGAGTGCCTGCAGACCATCGGCCGCACCATCGCCCGCGTCGCGTCGCGGCGTCCGGGAGATCTGGCGGCGCGCTATGGCGGAGAGGAACTCGCGGTGCTGCTGCCGAACACCGACGTGGCGGGCGCCGTGATGCTGGCCGAACGCATCCGCAGCGCCGTGCGCGACCTCAAGATCGAGCACGCCGGCTCTGCCGACGGGTTCGTGACGCTGAGCGCGGGCGTGGATGCGCTGAGCCCCGCGGCCGGGAAGGCGGGCCAGCCCAAGGAGCTGATCCGGGCCGCCGACAAGGCGCTGTACGCGGCCAAGACGGGCGGGCGCAACCGGGTGTGCGCACCGACGGTGCAGCCTGTGCCTGCGTGA
- a CDS encoding PDR/VanB family oxidoreductase, protein MNASELNVRVARKHAEALDICTFELVHVDGHALPAFSAGSHIDVHLPNGLTRQYSLCNDPQESHRYLIGVLRDPSSRGGSQAMHELVQEGSLLRISAPKNHFPLAHAAARSVLIAGGIGVTPILCMAERLALSAAPFEMHYCTRSRERTAFAGRIAQSAFASQVQFHFDDGDAAQKLSLPQAIGTPQPGVHLYVCGPKGFMDWVLDAARTAGWPADQLHYEFFSAEIAASDSDAAFEVKLASSGRIVKVPKDRTVVQALAEAGVEVATSCEQGVCGTCLTRVLEGEPDHKDMYLTPEEQAANDQFTPCCSRSRSAMLVLDL, encoded by the coding sequence ATGAACGCCTCCGAACTCAATGTGCGCGTCGCCCGCAAGCATGCGGAGGCGCTGGACATCTGCACCTTCGAGCTGGTGCACGTCGATGGCCACGCCTTGCCGGCGTTCTCGGCCGGCTCGCACATCGACGTGCACCTGCCGAACGGCCTCACGCGCCAATACTCGCTGTGCAACGATCCGCAGGAGAGCCACCGCTACCTGATCGGCGTGCTGCGCGATCCCTCGTCGCGCGGCGGCTCGCAGGCCATGCACGAGCTGGTGCAGGAGGGCAGCCTGCTGCGCATCAGCGCACCGAAGAACCATTTCCCGCTGGCCCATGCGGCCGCGCGCAGCGTGCTGATCGCGGGCGGCATCGGCGTGACGCCGATCCTGTGCATGGCCGAGCGGCTGGCACTGAGCGCGGCGCCTTTCGAGATGCACTACTGCACGCGCTCGCGCGAGCGCACCGCCTTTGCCGGGCGCATCGCGCAGTCCGCGTTCGCCTCGCAGGTGCAGTTCCACTTCGACGACGGCGACGCAGCACAGAAGCTGTCGCTGCCCCAGGCCATCGGCACGCCGCAGCCGGGCGTGCACCTGTACGTCTGCGGCCCGAAGGGCTTCATGGACTGGGTGCTGGATGCCGCGCGTACCGCCGGCTGGCCGGCCGACCAGCTGCACTACGAGTTCTTCTCGGCCGAGATCGCCGCCTCGGACAGCGACGCGGCGTTCGAGGTCAAGCTGGCGAGCTCGGGGCGCATCGTCAAGGTTCCCAAGGACCGCACGGTGGTGCAGGCGCTTGCCGAGGCGGGCGTCGAGGTGGCGACCTCCTGCGAACAGGGCGTGTGCGGCACCTGCCTCACGCGCGTGCTGGAAGGCGAGCCGGACCACAAGGACATGTACCTGACGCCGGAAGAACAGGCCGCCAACGACCAGTTCACCCCGTGCTGCTCGCGCTCGCGCTCGGCAATGCTGGTGCTCGATCTGTAG
- a CDS encoding LacI family DNA-binding transcriptional regulator has translation MKPKSVGIRDVAKHVGVSTASISRTLNNPESVSPELRMRIDAAIAELGYIPDAAARALSSRRTRTIGAIIPTVDNAMFARGIEALQSYLSLQGYLLLLSTSGYDPETEARQAQNMVSRGIDGLILRGDMHTDALRRLLASQRIPFVNVGVYHPDKPYASVGGNNEAAAYRACRYLIELGHTRIGMVAAISSNNDRATARVSGVRRALAESGLSLKPEWYIEVPYHLDDARQGARSLLSSPREGWPTAVVCGNDVIAYGVLLEAERRGLNVPDDLSVMGFDDLEWSRHLRPSLTTMHVPTDEVWTRAGEYLVRSLSGRAAALHHEVDVSLVVRESTSRPRPDGGLKAR, from the coding sequence ATGAAGCCGAAATCCGTAGGAATCCGCGACGTCGCGAAGCACGTGGGCGTCTCGACGGCCTCGATTTCGCGCACCCTCAACAACCCCGAGTCGGTGAGCCCCGAACTGCGCATGCGCATCGACGCGGCCATCGCCGAACTGGGCTACATCCCCGATGCGGCGGCGCGCGCGCTGTCGTCGCGCCGCACGCGCACCATCGGCGCGATCATTCCCACGGTGGACAACGCCATGTTCGCGCGCGGCATCGAGGCATTGCAGAGCTACCTGTCGCTGCAGGGCTACCTGCTGCTGCTGTCGACCAGCGGCTACGACCCCGAGACCGAGGCACGGCAGGCGCAGAACATGGTGAGCCGCGGCATCGACGGGCTCATCCTGCGCGGCGACATGCACACCGATGCGCTGCGCCGGCTGCTTGCGTCGCAGCGCATTCCCTTCGTCAACGTGGGCGTGTACCACCCCGACAAGCCGTATGCCTCGGTCGGCGGCAACAACGAGGCCGCCGCCTACCGCGCCTGCCGCTACCTGATCGAACTCGGCCATACGCGCATCGGCATGGTGGCGGCGATCTCGTCCAACAACGACCGGGCCACGGCCCGCGTGTCGGGGGTGCGGCGCGCGCTGGCGGAGAGCGGACTTTCGCTGAAGCCCGAGTGGTACATCGAGGTGCCCTACCACCTGGACGATGCGCGCCAGGGTGCGCGGTCGCTGCTGTCGTCGCCGCGCGAAGGCTGGCCCACGGCGGTGGTCTGCGGCAACGACGTGATCGCCTACGGCGTGCTGCTGGAGGCCGAGCGCCGCGGGCTCAACGTGCCCGACGACCTGTCGGTGATGGGCTTCGACGATCTCGAATGGAGCCGCCACCTGCGCCCCAGCCTGACGACCATGCACGTGCCCACCGACGAGGTCTGGACGCGTGCCGGGGAGTACCTGGTCCGGTCGCTGTCGGGCCGCGCGGCCGCGCTGCACCATGAGGTCGATGTGTCGCTGGTGGTGCGCGAATCGACGTCGCGGCCCCGGCCGGACGGGGGCCTGAAGGCCCGCTGA
- a CDS encoding sugar ABC transporter substrate-binding protein: protein MRAVALLVAASCAGAAFAQDFNWKKHQGKTLTFLANNNPVANALLKYKADFEQQTGMTLKVDSYQEQQMRQRLVTVMNSRSDEVDVFMSLPSREGMQFAKAGWYADLSELVKTASAKDYDFADLSAGMLKDATYDKQLTGIPMNVEGPVLYYRKDLFQKCGVTLPRSLPELEAVAAKLKSCEPGVTPFVSRGLKPALPFTYSVFLHNMGGQYMKDGKSQLCSKEGQASLALYAKLLKDYGPPGVVNYSFYQISSLYREGKAAMAFESSNELRNVMDGGARLKDTAVAVLPAGPGGSHPTVIGWTMSVSAHSKNKEAAWYFVQWATSPATQAKLALDGVAPPRAAVAKSPGYKAWTDEQPVRAEWVAAVNELARTGTSEVGYPIVANPASREFIGQAATELLLGQKTPAQACADADKQLDALIAKD, encoded by the coding sequence ATGCGTGCCGTCGCGCTGCTCGTGGCGGCGTCGTGTGCGGGCGCCGCCTTCGCGCAGGATTTCAACTGGAAGAAGCACCAGGGCAAGACCCTGACCTTCCTTGCCAACAACAACCCGGTGGCCAACGCGCTGCTCAAGTACAAGGCCGATTTCGAGCAGCAGACGGGCATGACGCTGAAGGTCGACTCCTACCAGGAGCAGCAGATGCGCCAGCGCCTGGTCACGGTGATGAACTCGCGCAGCGACGAGGTCGACGTGTTCATGTCGCTGCCTTCGCGCGAGGGCATGCAGTTCGCCAAGGCCGGCTGGTATGCCGACCTTTCGGAGCTGGTGAAGACCGCCAGCGCCAAGGACTACGACTTCGCGGACCTGAGCGCCGGCATGCTCAAGGACGCCACCTACGACAAGCAGCTCACGGGCATCCCGATGAACGTCGAGGGGCCGGTGCTGTACTACCGCAAGGACCTGTTCCAGAAGTGCGGCGTGACGCTGCCCAGGAGCCTGCCCGAGCTCGAGGCCGTGGCGGCCAAGCTCAAGAGCTGCGAGCCCGGCGTCACGCCCTTCGTGTCGCGCGGCCTCAAGCCCGCCCTGCCCTTCACCTACAGCGTGTTCCTGCACAACATGGGCGGCCAGTACATGAAGGACGGCAAGTCGCAGCTGTGCAGCAAGGAAGGCCAGGCCTCGCTGGCGCTGTACGCCAAGCTGCTGAAGGACTACGGCCCGCCGGGCGTCGTGAACTACAGCTTCTATCAAATCTCCTCGCTCTACCGCGAAGGCAAGGCGGCGATGGCCTTCGAGTCGTCGAACGAGCTGCGCAACGTGATGGACGGCGGGGCACGCCTGAAGGACACCGCCGTTGCGGTCCTGCCCGCGGGCCCCGGCGGTTCGCATCCGACCGTCATCGGCTGGACCATGTCGGTATCGGCGCACAGCAAGAACAAGGAAGCCGCCTGGTACTTCGTGCAGTGGGCCACCAGCCCCGCCACCCAGGCCAAGCTGGCGCTCGACGGCGTGGCGCCGCCGCGCGCGGCCGTTGCGAAGTCACCCGGCTACAAGGCCTGGACGGACGAGCAGCCGGTGCGCGCCGAATGGGTGGCGGCGGTCAACGAACTGGCCCGCACCGGCACCTCCGAGGTGGGCTATCCCATCGTCGCCAATCCGGCTTCGCGCGAGTTCATCGGGCAGGCCGCGACCGAACTCCTGCTGGGCCAGAAGACGCCCGCGCAGGCCTGCGCGGACGCCGACAAGCAGCTCGACGCGCTCATCGCCAAGGACTGA
- a CDS encoding carbohydrate ABC transporter permease, with the protein MNDKLVQRLNLLQIAFVALLILLPIAWMVLSSFKPSAEVTAYPPKLLFSPTLENYRTLFGTTPFLHYTWNSTVITVGSTAIGLLLGIPAAFAVSWTRITWPATVTLLARMAPGTLFLLPWYVMFREAGMIGSYWALILTHAAITMPIVIWVLLPFFDNIPRSVLESAQVDGCSVPRILRRIALPLVMPGVVVASILSFVFSWNYFLFALVLSNGDTKTLIAASFNFIGEGASNWGALMAAASLIALPPLVLAFIVQRRLVSGLAMGAVKG; encoded by the coding sequence ATGAACGACAAGCTGGTGCAACGCCTGAACCTGCTGCAGATCGCCTTCGTGGCGCTCTTGATCCTGCTGCCCATCGCGTGGATGGTGCTCTCGTCCTTCAAGCCCTCGGCCGAGGTGACGGCCTACCCGCCCAAGCTGCTGTTCTCGCCCACGCTGGAGAACTACCGCACGCTCTTCGGCACCACGCCGTTCCTGCACTACACCTGGAACAGCACGGTGATCACCGTGGGCTCGACCGCCATCGGGCTGCTGCTGGGCATCCCGGCCGCCTTCGCGGTCTCGTGGACGCGCATCACCTGGCCCGCCACCGTCACGCTGCTGGCGCGCATGGCACCGGGCACGCTGTTCCTGCTGCCCTGGTACGTGATGTTCCGCGAAGCCGGAATGATCGGCAGCTACTGGGCGCTGATCCTCACCCATGCGGCCATCACGATGCCGATCGTGATCTGGGTGCTGCTGCCCTTCTTCGACAACATTCCGCGCAGCGTGCTCGAAAGCGCGCAGGTCGACGGCTGCAGCGTGCCGCGCATCCTGCGCCGCATCGCGCTGCCGCTGGTGATGCCGGGCGTGGTGGTGGCGTCGATCCTGTCCTTCGTGTTCTCGTGGAACTACTTCCTGTTCGCGCTCGTGCTGTCGAACGGCGACACCAAGACGCTGATTGCGGCGTCGTTCAACTTCATCGGCGAGGGCGCGTCCAACTGGGGCGCGCTGATGGCGGCGGCTTCCCTGATCGCGCTGCCGCCGCTCGTCCTCGCATTCATCGTCCAGCGCAGGCTCGTATCGGGCCTGGCGATGGGCGCCGTCAAAGGTTAG
- a CDS encoding carbohydrate ABC transporter permease encodes MSQSIGTRGQLAFLSLPAVIFTTAMIAFPFAYTVWFSLHEYSFGGKPKLNFGMNYVEMAGDGEFWNGLKITLVLYLLSLVLQLVLGTWIALLLHGSKKLSGIVRTLMISPFVLPPVVVGMMWLVVLDPSIGAANYLLTAAGLPRSDWLASPVWVIPTVAMIDTWQWTPYVALIVLGGLQSLPPNVYEAAQIDGASRWKTFWRITLPLLAPTLVTAAILRSVDLLRFFDIIYITTQGGPGNASNTLNIYGFRKGFELFEIGYSSALMITLSAIVLGAVMVLTQARRRVAW; translated from the coding sequence ATGAGCCAGTCGATCGGCACACGCGGCCAGCTCGCGTTTCTCTCGCTGCCGGCCGTGATCTTCACGACCGCGATGATCGCCTTTCCCTTCGCCTACACCGTGTGGTTCAGCCTGCACGAGTACAGCTTCGGCGGCAAGCCCAAGCTCAACTTTGGCATGAACTACGTCGAGATGGCGGGCGACGGCGAGTTCTGGAACGGGCTGAAGATCACGCTCGTGCTGTACCTGCTCTCGCTGGTGCTGCAGCTCGTGCTCGGCACCTGGATCGCGCTGCTGCTGCACGGCTCGAAGAAGCTGTCGGGCATCGTGCGCACGCTGATGATCTCGCCCTTCGTGCTGCCGCCGGTGGTGGTCGGCATGATGTGGCTGGTGGTGCTCGACCCTTCCATCGGCGCCGCCAACTACCTGCTGACGGCCGCGGGCCTGCCGCGCTCCGACTGGCTGGCCTCGCCCGTGTGGGTGATCCCCACCGTGGCGATGATCGACACCTGGCAGTGGACGCCCTACGTGGCGCTGATCGTGCTGGGCGGCCTGCAGTCGCTGCCGCCGAACGTGTACGAGGCCGCGCAGATCGACGGCGCCTCGCGCTGGAAGACCTTCTGGCGCATCACGCTGCCGCTGCTCGCGCCCACGCTGGTCACGGCCGCGATCCTGCGCAGCGTGGACCTGCTGCGCTTCTTCGACATCATCTACATCACCACGCAGGGCGGGCCGGGCAACGCCTCGAACACGCTCAACATCTACGGTTTCCGCAAGGGCTTCGAGCTGTTCGAGATCGGCTATTCGAGCGCCCTGATGATCACGCTGTCGGCCATCGTGCTGGGCGCGGTGATGGTGCTGACGCAGGCGCGCAGGCGCGTGGCCTGGTGA
- a CDS encoding MFS transporter, which yields MTHDLRKTFDEGPMSRFQWSAITICITLIMLDGFDVLVMAFTAASVSAEWKLGGAQLGVLFSAGLFGMAAGSLFLAPLADRFGRQAVILLCLVVIALGMGLSALSRSSMQLAALRALTGLGIGGMLASVGVITSEYASNKWRSTAVALQATGYPIGATIGGSIAAVLLERYGWRSVFLFGGLATALMIPLVLWRLPESVDFLVSRRPAGALRKLNALLRQMGRPALAELPPLPPAGERSASTVASLFNAGLARSTLLLWAAFFLLMFGFYFALSWTPKLLVSAGLSAREGITGGVLLNIGGIVGGSLFGLLVARLDLGRLTAASLAITALAMAAFGAATGHLGASFAIAFLIGGFIFGSMAGLYAFAPVIYPAAVRTTGMGWAIGIGRIGAILAPLIAGMLLDRGWQPPHLYYAYALPLVAAMAAVLALRRSAAAQPAGRVAAVH from the coding sequence TTGACCCACGATCTACGCAAGACCTTCGATGAAGGCCCCATGAGCCGCTTCCAGTGGAGCGCCATCACGATCTGCATCACGCTGATCATGCTCGACGGCTTCGACGTGCTGGTCATGGCCTTCACCGCCGCCAGCGTGTCGGCCGAATGGAAGCTCGGCGGCGCTCAGCTCGGCGTGCTGTTCAGTGCCGGCCTGTTCGGCATGGCCGCCGGCTCGCTGTTCCTCGCGCCGCTGGCCGATCGCTTCGGACGCCAAGCCGTCATCCTGCTGTGCCTGGTGGTGATCGCGCTCGGCATGGGGCTGTCGGCGCTGTCCCGGAGCAGCATGCAGCTGGCCGCGCTGCGCGCGCTCACCGGCCTGGGCATCGGCGGCATGCTGGCCAGCGTGGGCGTCATCACCTCCGAATACGCATCGAACAAGTGGCGCAGCACCGCGGTGGCCCTGCAGGCGACCGGCTATCCGATCGGCGCGACCATCGGCGGCAGCATCGCCGCCGTGCTGCTGGAGCGCTACGGCTGGCGTTCGGTCTTCCTCTTCGGCGGCCTTGCCACGGCGCTGATGATTCCGCTGGTGCTGTGGCGCCTGCCCGAATCGGTCGACTTCCTCGTCTCCAGGCGTCCCGCCGGCGCGCTGCGCAAGCTCAACGCGCTGCTGCGCCAGATGGGGCGTCCGGCACTGGCCGAACTCCCTCCGCTGCCGCCGGCCGGCGAGCGCTCCGCCTCCACGGTGGCGAGCCTGTTCAACGCAGGCCTGGCGCGCTCGACACTGCTGCTGTGGGCCGCATTCTTCCTGCTGATGTTCGGCTTCTACTTCGCGCTCAGCTGGACGCCGAAGCTGCTGGTTTCGGCAGGGCTGTCGGCGCGGGAAGGCATCACCGGCGGCGTGCTGCTGAACATCGGCGGCATCGTCGGGGGCAGCCTGTTCGGGCTGCTGGTCGCGCGGCTGGACCTCGGGCGCCTGACGGCCGCCAGCCTCGCCATCACGGCGCTGGCCATGGCCGCGTTCGGCGCGGCCACCGGCCACCTGGGCGCGTCGTTCGCGATCGCCTTCCTGATCGGCGGATTCATCTTCGGCTCGATGGCCGGGCTCTATGCCTTCGCACCGGTGATCTATCCGGCCGCCGTGCGCACGACCGGCATGGGATGGGCGATCGGCATCGGCCGCATCGGCGCCATCCTCGCGCCGCTCATCGCCGGGATGCTGCTCGACCGCGGCTGGCAGCCGCCGCATCTCTACTACGCCTACGCGCTGCCACTGGTGGCAGCGATGGCTGCCGTCCTCGCGCTGCGCCGCAGCGCCGCGGCGCAGCCGGCCGGCCGCGTGGCCGCCGTCCACTGA
- a CDS encoding MarR family winged helix-turn-helix transcriptional regulator, which produces MPSPTSDAAEIDINDQPGHLIRRAHQIAVSVFHEKLGRDITPVQYAILRTLQKKPGIDQVTLAQQVALDTSTAADIAARLETKGWITRQVLARGQRELRLTAAGTELLAQTVPAMAQMQDALFSTMSEQERHDFMKLLAKFVTANNDRSRAPMRA; this is translated from the coding sequence ATGCCCAGCCCCACTTCCGACGCCGCCGAGATCGACATCAACGACCAGCCGGGCCACCTGATTCGCCGGGCCCACCAGATCGCGGTCTCGGTGTTCCATGAGAAGCTGGGGCGCGACATCACGCCGGTCCAGTACGCGATCCTGCGCACCTTGCAGAAGAAGCCGGGCATCGACCAGGTCACGCTCGCGCAGCAGGTGGCGCTCGACACCTCCACCGCCGCCGACATTGCCGCGCGCCTGGAGACCAAGGGATGGATCACGCGCCAGGTGCTGGCACGCGGCCAGCGCGAACTGCGCCTGACCGCCGCGGGCACCGAGCTGCTCGCGCAGACGGTGCCGGCCATGGCCCAGATGCAGGACGCGCTGTTCAGCACCATGAGCGAGCAGGAGCGCCACGATTTCATGAAGCTGCTCGCCAAGTTCGTCACGGCCAACAACGACAGAAGCCGCGCGCCCATGCGCGCGTGA
- a CDS encoding aromatic ring-hydroxylating dioxygenase subunit alpha, producing MFPKNTWYVACTGNEIDDKPLGRKICGENLVLYRAAEGKATALEDFCPHRGAPLSLGRVVEGKLVCGYHGLEMGCDGKTVAMPGQRVRGFPAIRSFPVIERYGFVWIWPGDPALADPAKLHHLEWAESPDWAYGGGLFHIHCDYRLMIDNLMDLTHETYVHSTSIGQKEIDETPTTTKTEGDQVTTSRFMENISAPPFWRMALRGNHLADDVPVDRWQICRFTPPSHVLIEVGVAHAGKGGYHADPAHKVSSIVVDFITPETETSHWYFWGMARNFQPHDKALTASIREGQGKIFSEDLEMLESQQRNLLAHPDRALLKLNIDSGGVQSRRVLERLIAQESQAPATTAGAA from the coding sequence ATGTTCCCGAAAAACACCTGGTACGTGGCCTGCACCGGCAACGAAATCGACGACAAGCCCCTGGGCCGCAAGATCTGCGGGGAGAACCTCGTGCTGTACCGCGCCGCCGAAGGCAAGGCCACGGCGCTGGAGGACTTCTGCCCGCACCGCGGCGCGCCCCTGTCCCTGGGCCGGGTGGTCGAGGGCAAGCTGGTGTGCGGCTACCACGGCCTGGAGATGGGCTGCGACGGCAAGACGGTCGCCATGCCCGGACAACGCGTGCGCGGCTTCCCCGCGATCCGCTCCTTCCCCGTCATCGAGCGCTACGGCTTCGTCTGGATCTGGCCCGGCGACCCCGCTCTGGCCGACCCGGCCAAGCTGCATCACCTCGAATGGGCCGAAAGCCCCGACTGGGCCTACGGCGGCGGCCTGTTCCACATCCACTGCGACTACCGCCTGATGATCGACAACCTGATGGACCTGACGCACGAGACCTACGTGCACTCGACCAGCATCGGCCAGAAGGAAATCGACGAGACGCCCACCACCACCAAGACCGAAGGCGACCAGGTCACGACCAGCCGCTTCATGGAGAACATCTCGGCGCCGCCCTTCTGGCGCATGGCGCTGCGCGGCAACCACCTGGCCGACGACGTGCCGGTCGACCGCTGGCAGATCTGCCGCTTCACGCCGCCGAGCCATGTGCTGATCGAAGTGGGCGTCGCCCACGCCGGCAAGGGCGGCTACCACGCCGATCCGGCGCACAAGGTGTCGAGCATCGTGGTGGACTTCATCACGCCCGAGACCGAGACCTCGCACTGGTACTTCTGGGGCATGGCGCGCAACTTCCAGCCGCACGACAAGGCGCTGACCGCATCGATCCGCGAAGGCCAGGGCAAGATCTTCAGCGAAGACCTGGAGATGCTCGAATCGCAGCAGCGCAACCTGCTCGCCCATCCGGACCGCGCGCTGCTGAAGCTCAACATCGACTCGGGCGGCGTGCAATCGCGCCGCGTGCTGGAGCGCCTGATCGCGCAGGAAAGCCAGGCCCCGGCGACTACGGCAGGTGCGGCATGA